Proteins found in one Falsirhodobacter algicola genomic segment:
- a CDS encoding 50S ribosomal protein L11 methyltransferase, translating into MPTFTALTTLPGEDAAEALAEALERMDPEPSGVGVFEIEDGSGLWEVGAYFLARPDEVTLELLRTAFGAAPFALSELPEVDWVAHVRRELAPVEAGRFFVFGSHDAAKVPQGVVPLQIEATVAFGTGHHGTTLGCLKALDRLLEGGARFGNVADIGCGTAVLAMAAAMELPEARILASDIDEVAVDVARANVEINGLAGRVACMEAAGFAHPDIQAAAPFDLIFANILKGPLVQLAPDMAAHTAPDGIIILSGLLVVQAEAILAAYEAEGFALVHREDLGEWSALTLRR; encoded by the coding sequence ATGCCGACCTTCACCGCACTGACCACCCTTCCGGGTGAGGATGCCGCCGAGGCGCTGGCCGAGGCGCTGGAGCGGATGGACCCCGAACCCTCGGGCGTGGGCGTCTTCGAGATCGAGGACGGCTCGGGCCTGTGGGAGGTGGGGGCCTATTTCCTCGCCCGCCCGGACGAGGTGACGCTGGAACTGCTGCGGACCGCCTTCGGGGCGGCGCCCTTCGCGCTGTCCGAACTGCCCGAGGTGGACTGGGTCGCCCATGTCCGCCGCGAACTGGCACCGGTGGAGGCGGGGCGCTTCTTCGTCTTCGGCAGCCATGATGCGGCCAAGGTGCCGCAAGGCGTCGTTCCGCTTCAGATCGAGGCGACGGTCGCCTTCGGCACCGGCCATCACGGCACGACGCTGGGCTGCCTCAAGGCGCTCGATCGGCTGCTGGAAGGGGGCGCCCGGTTCGGCAACGTCGCCGATATCGGCTGCGGCACCGCGGTTCTGGCCATGGCCGCCGCGATGGAACTGCCCGAGGCGCGGATCCTTGCCTCCGACATCGACGAGGTGGCGGTGGACGTGGCCCGCGCGAACGTGGAGATCAACGGCCTTGCGGGCCGCGTCGCCTGCATGGAGGCGGCGGGCTTCGCCCATCCCGACATTCAGGCCGCCGCGCCGTTCGATCTGATCTTCGCCAACATCCTGAAGGGTCCGCTGGTGCAGCTGGCCCCCGACATGGCCGCGCATACGGCCCCGGACGGGATCATCATCCTGTCGGGCCTTCTGGTCGTGCAGGCCGAGGCCATCCTCGCCGCCTACGAGGCCGAGGGCTTCGCCCTCGTGCACCGCGAGGATCTAGGCGAATGGTCCGCCCTGACGCTGCGCCGCTAA
- a CDS encoding DUF1127 domain-containing protein, protein MAAIETTTRAPIGPLSIARFSVLFQAIRDWNDSRVTRKALYKLTDRELDDIGLSRADIARL, encoded by the coding sequence ATGGCCGCCATCGAGACGACCACCCGCGCGCCGATCGGTCCCCTGTCGATCGCCCGTTTCTCCGTTCTGTTCCAAGCCATCCGCGACTGGAACGACTCCCGCGTGACGCGCAAGGCGCTCTACAAACTGACGGATCGTGAACTCGACGATATCGGGCTGAGCCGCGCGGACATCGCACGCCTCTGA
- the ruvC gene encoding crossover junction endodeoxyribonuclease RuvC: MRVLGIDPGLRNMGWGIIDVSGGRIAHVANGICHSVGEDLARRLCSLHAQLTEVVERFAPEAAAVEHTFVNKDAAGTLKLGQARGIALLVPAQAGLEVGEYAPNAVKKTVVGVGHAAKQQVEHMVRLHLPGIVIAGPDAADALAVAICHSHHVQSAGRLQAALAKAAS, translated from the coding sequence ATGCGCGTTCTGGGAATCGATCCGGGCCTGAGGAACATGGGCTGGGGCATCATCGACGTCAGCGGCGGGCGCATTGCGCATGTGGCGAACGGTATCTGCCATTCGGTGGGCGAGGATCTGGCCCGCCGTCTCTGCTCGCTCCATGCGCAACTGACCGAGGTGGTGGAGCGATTCGCCCCCGAGGCCGCGGCGGTCGAACATACCTTCGTCAACAAGGACGCCGCCGGCACGCTGAAGCTGGGGCAGGCGCGGGGCATCGCCCTTCTGGTGCCCGCGCAGGCCGGGCTGGAGGTGGGCGAATACGCCCCGAACGCCGTGAAGAAGACGGTCGTCGGCGTCGGCCATGCCGCCAAGCAGCAGGTGGAGCATATGGTCCGCCTGCATCTGCCCGGCATCGTCATCGCGGGGCCGGACGCCGCCGACGCCCTTGCCGTCGCCATCTGCCATTCCCACCACGTGCAAAGCGCGGGGCGCCTGCAGGCGGCCCTTGCGAAGGCCGCGTCATGA
- the ruvA gene encoding Holliday junction branch migration protein RuvA: MIGRIAGRLDYRGTDHVLIDVRGVGYIVYVSDRTLAQMPGPGEAVALYTDLLVREDLLQLYGFPTLLEKEWHRLLMTVQGVGARASMAILGALGADGVSRAIALGDARSVQAAPGVGPKIAQRVVLELKAKAPAVMAMGRVEDAAPPVLEEEGTPAAPAPKRRAPAAPSRAAHTADALSALANLGYSPGDAAAAVAESAAEAPEAEAAALIRLALRRLAPKG; this comes from the coding sequence ATGATCGGGCGCATCGCCGGGCGGCTGGATTATCGCGGCACGGATCATGTGCTGATCGACGTGCGGGGCGTGGGATACATCGTCTATGTCTCGGATCGGACGCTGGCGCAGATGCCCGGCCCGGGCGAGGCGGTCGCGCTCTATACCGACCTTCTGGTGCGCGAGGATCTGCTGCAACTCTATGGCTTCCCGACGCTCTTGGAGAAAGAATGGCACCGTTTGCTGATGACGGTGCAGGGGGTCGGGGCGCGCGCGTCGATGGCGATCCTCGGCGCGCTCGGGGCCGACGGCGTGTCGCGGGCGATCGCGCTCGGCGATGCCCGCTCGGTTCAGGCCGCGCCGGGGGTGGGGCCGAAGATCGCGCAGCGCGTCGTGCTGGAGCTGAAGGCCAAGGCCCCCGCCGTCATGGCGATGGGCCGGGTGGAGGATGCCGCCCCCCCCGTGCTGGAGGAGGAGGGCACCCCCGCGGCGCCTGCGCCCAAACGCCGCGCACCCGCCGCGCCGAGCCGCGCCGCCCACACCGCCGATGCCCTCTCGGCGCTGGCGAATCTGGGATATTCCCCCGGTGATGCCGCCGCCGCCGTGGCCGAATCCGCCGCCGAAGCCCCCGAGGCCGAGGCAGCCGCCCTCATCCGCCTTGCGCTGCGGCGGCTTGCACCCAAGGGCTGA
- the htpX gene encoding zinc metalloprotease HtpX, whose amino-acid sequence MGFAKTAILMAAMTALFLAVGALIGGRAGMMLALVVAVGMNAFSYWNSDKAVLRMHNARQVDERTAPDFYRLVAGLAANADLPMPKVFVIDTDQPNAFATGRSPEHAAVAATTGLLSRLSREELAGVMAHELAHVKNRDTLTMTITATFAGAIAMLANFALFFGGRERQGGIIGTLAIMILAPMAAALVQTAISRSREYEADRIGAEICRNPMWLASALQKIEAFAKRIENPAAERNPATAHMFIINPLHAFKHDKLFSTHPDTANRIAALRQMAQPGPAAPAPAPAADRARRGPWG is encoded by the coding sequence ATGGGCTTTGCGAAGACCGCGATCCTGATGGCCGCGATGACGGCGCTGTTTCTTGCGGTGGGGGCGCTGATCGGCGGGCGCGCGGGCATGATGCTGGCGCTGGTGGTGGCGGTCGGGATGAACGCCTTCAGCTACTGGAATTCCGACAAGGCGGTGCTGCGGATGCACAACGCCCGGCAGGTGGACGAACGGACCGCGCCGGACTTCTACCGCCTCGTGGCGGGGCTGGCGGCAAATGCGGACCTGCCCATGCCCAAGGTCTTCGTGATCGACACGGATCAGCCCAACGCCTTCGCCACGGGGCGCAGCCCCGAACATGCGGCCGTCGCGGCCACGACGGGCCTTCTGTCCCGCCTCAGCCGCGAGGAGCTGGCCGGGGTGATGGCGCATGAACTGGCGCATGTGAAGAACCGCGATACGCTGACCATGACGATCACCGCGACCTTCGCCGGGGCCATCGCGATGCTCGCGAACTTCGCGCTGTTCTTTGGCGGGCGCGAACGGCAGGGCGGCATCATCGGCACGCTGGCCATCATGATCCTTGCACCGATGGCGGCGGCGCTGGTGCAGACGGCCATCTCGCGCAGCCGCGAATACGAGGCGGACCGGATCGGCGCGGAGATCTGCCGCAATCCGATGTGGCTGGCCTCGGCGCTGCAGAAGATCGAGGCTTTCGCCAAGCGGATCGAAAACCCCGCCGCCGAGCGCAATCCCGCCACGGCGCATATGTTCATCATCAACCCGCTGCATGCCTTCAAGCATGACAAGCTGTTCTCCACCCACCCCGACACGGCGAACCGCATCGCCGCGCTGCGGCAGATGGCGCAGCCCGGTCCTGCCGCACCTGCACCCGCCCCGGCGGCGGATCGGGCGCGCCGTGGTCCTTGGGGCTGA
- the ruvB gene encoding Holliday junction branch migration DNA helicase RuvB: MSQPDPTLRAERLPEDADRALRPQGLEEFIGQAEARANLRVFIESARMRGEAMDHTLFHGPPGLGKTTLAQIMARELGVGFRMTSGPVLAKPGDLAAILTNLEPRDVLFIDEIHRLSPVVEEVLYPALEDFALDLVIGEGPAARTVRIDLQPFTLVGATTRLGLLTTPLRDRFGIPTRLQFYTIDELDLIVARGARMLGIDSDPEGTREIARRARGTPRIAGRLLRRVVDFALVEGDGRLTQAIADSGLRRLGVDDLGLDGADRRYLLLLAENYGGGPVGVETIAAALSEARDAVEEVIEPYLLQQGLIQRTPRGRMLAQKAWQHIGIAPPRGQADLFS; this comes from the coding sequence ATGAGCCAGCCCGATCCCACCCTGCGCGCCGAGCGCCTTCCCGAGGATGCCGACCGCGCCCTGCGCCCGCAGGGGCTGGAGGAGTTCATCGGTCAGGCCGAAGCGCGGGCCAACCTGCGCGTCTTCATCGAATCCGCCCGCATGCGCGGCGAGGCGATGGACCACACCCTCTTCCACGGCCCGCCCGGCCTTGGCAAGACGACGCTGGCGCAGATCATGGCGCGCGAACTCGGCGTCGGTTTTCGGATGACCTCCGGCCCGGTGCTAGCCAAGCCCGGCGATCTGGCCGCGATCCTGACCAATCTCGAACCGCGCGACGTGCTGTTCATCGACGAGATTCACCGCCTGTCGCCGGTGGTCGAGGAGGTGCTCTATCCCGCGCTGGAGGATTTCGCGCTGGACCTCGTGATCGGGGAGGGGCCTGCGGCGCGGACGGTGCGGATCGATCTGCAACCCTTCACGCTCGTGGGGGCGACGACGCGGCTCGGCCTGCTGACGACGCCGCTGCGCGACCGGTTCGGCATCCCGACGCGGCTGCAATTCTACACCATCGACGAGCTTGATCTGATCGTGGCACGCGGCGCGCGGATGCTGGGCATCGACAGCGACCCCGAAGGCACCCGCGAGATCGCCCGCCGCGCCCGCGGCACGCCGCGCATCGCCGGGCGCCTGCTGCGCCGGGTGGTGGATTTCGCGCTGGTGGAGGGCGATGGCCGCCTGACGCAGGCCATCGCCGATAGCGGCCTGCGCCGCCTTGGCGTGGACGATCTAGGCCTCGACGGCGCCGACCGCCGCTATCTTCTGCTGCTGGCCGAGAATTACGGCGGCGGCCCCGTGGGGGTGGAGACGATCGCCGCCGCCCTTTCCGAAGCCCGCGACGCGGTGGAGGAGGTGATCGAGCCTTATCTGCTGCAACAGGGCCTGATCCAGCGCACCCCGCGCGGGCGGATGCTGGCGCAGAAGGCATGGCAGCATATCGGCATCGCGCCGCCCCGTGGACAGGCAGACCTCTTCTCATGA
- the ybgC gene encoding tol-pal system-associated acyl-CoA thioesterase, translated as MTHRFDTRVWYEDTDLGGIVYHANYLKFIERARSDWVEGLGIDQNAMRAAGQVFAVTRIEADFLRPARLGDRLSVQTQVTALRPARIVLAQDVTCGTQVLFRASVTLACLDGARPVRLPAALRQAFAG; from the coding sequence ATGACCCACCGTTTCGACACCCGCGTCTGGTACGAGGACACGGATCTCGGCGGCATCGTCTATCACGCCAATTACCTCAAGTTCATCGAACGGGCGCGCAGCGACTGGGTGGAGGGGCTGGGGATCGATCAGAACGCGATGCGCGCGGCGGGGCAGGTCTTCGCCGTCACCCGGATCGAGGCCGATTTCCTGCGTCCCGCGCGCCTTGGCGATCGCCTTTCGGTGCAAACGCAGGTGACGGCGCTGCGTCCGGCCCGCATCGTTTTGGCGCAGGATGTGACATGCGGGACACAGGTGCTGTTCCGCGCTTCGGTGACACTGGCCTGTCTTGATGGGGCGCGGCCCGTGCGCCTGCCCGCCGCGCTGCGGCAAGCCTTCGCCGGTTGA
- the tolQ gene encoding protein TolQ, whose amino-acid sequence MDTQTLAAAQEIDFSMLALFARATLTVKLVMIVLLIMSVWSWAIIIQKHIAFKLARREASLFDRAFWSGEPLDELFEKTGSQPDGASEKVFASGMMEWRRSHRQDGKLIAGAQSRIDRSMDVAINKEAEHLQKGLGVLATVGSTSPFIGLFGTIVGITNAFEQIAISQNTNLAVVAPGIAEALLATGIGLVAAIPAVIFYNKLNADSERILGGYEAFADEFSTILSRQLDA is encoded by the coding sequence ATGGACACCCAAACCCTTGCCGCGGCGCAGGAGATCGACTTCTCCATGCTCGCGCTTTTCGCACGCGCGACCTTGACCGTGAAACTCGTGATGATCGTTCTGCTCATCATGTCGGTGTGGTCTTGGGCGATCATCATTCAGAAGCACATCGCCTTCAAACTGGCCCGCCGCGAGGCGTCGCTGTTCGACCGGGCCTTCTGGTCGGGAGAGCCGCTGGACGAGCTGTTCGAGAAGACCGGCTCGCAGCCCGATGGCGCCTCGGAGAAGGTCTTCGCCTCGGGCATGATGGAGTGGCGCCGCAGCCACCGTCAGGACGGCAAGCTGATCGCCGGCGCCCAGTCGCGGATCGACCGTTCGATGGATGTGGCCATCAACAAAGAGGCCGAGCATCTGCAAAAGGGCCTCGGCGTGCTGGCGACGGTCGGCTCCACCTCGCCGTTCATCGGCCTGTTCGGCACGATCGTCGGCATCACCAACGCGTTCGAGCAGATCGCCATCAGTCAGAACACCAACCTTGCGGTCGTGGCCCCCGGCATCGCCGAGGCGCTGCTGGCCACGGGCATCGGCCTCGTCGCGGCCATCCCGGCGGTGATCTTCTACAACAAGCTGAACGCGGACAGCGAACGCATCCTTGGCGGATACGAAGCCTTCGCGGACGAATTCTCCACCATCCTGTCGCGCCAGTTGGACGCCTGA
- the tolR gene encoding protein TolR translates to MAGGVMRNAGGGGRRGGRRRRRGSAAMSEINITPFVDVMLVLLIVFMVAAPLLTVGVPVQLPNTAASALPTEQEEPLAITVTADGGLTIQETPVAEDQLIPRLTAIAAERENRKIFLRADGAVSYERVAQIMGALNAAGFNSIGLVTNSDGPTFGGN, encoded by the coding sequence ATGGCCGGCGGTGTGATGCGCAATGCAGGCGGCGGTGGACGCCGGGGCGGTCGGCGCCGGCGGCGCGGCAGCGCGGCCATGTCCGAGATCAACATCACGCCCTTCGTGGACGTGATGCTGGTGCTGCTGATCGTTTTCATGGTGGCGGCGCCGCTGCTGACGGTGGGGGTGCCGGTGCAGCTTCCCAACACGGCCGCCTCCGCCCTGCCGACCGAGCAGGAAGAACCGCTCGCGATCACCGTGACGGCGGATGGCGGGCTGACCATTCAGGAAACCCCCGTGGCCGAGGATCAGCTGATCCCGCGCCTGACCGCCATCGCGGCCGAGCGCGAGAATCGCAAGATCTTCCTGCGTGCCGATGGCGCGGTCAGCTATGAACGGGTGGCGCAGATCATGGGCGCGCTGAACGCAGCGGGCTTCAACAGCATCGGCCTTGTCACCAACAGCGACGGGCCGACCTTCGGTGGAAACTAA
- a CDS encoding cell envelope biogenesis protein TolA: MRTGVIISSIGHVLLILWLLFGGLFRPQPTPPVSVADVSILSSSEFDQMVAETETDSTEEAEPAPTPPPATPPRARPEPTPEPEPAPEPAPEPEPAPEPEPAPTPTPEATPAPQPAPAPEPTPEPTPAPVAPETAPTPVPEAAEPQAVLPPAPVEQPQLSPDASPRPRQAPRVAPTPAPAPAPTAEVADTPQQAVTETPTETPAEEQEPQPEQAPREAASEIVPEPQPQANLAPAGSPRPRDRPQRAAAPTQAERPAQPAAEAPAKAAPQAKAETKIETKAPAASEPAKRPAAPAQTQTDRSAVQDALAEALGSGASEAPARTSAPSGPPMTSGEKDALRVAVQQCWNVGALSTEALQSTVTVGFTVAQNGVPDSGSVHMVGFEGGSDAGARQAYEAARRAIIRCGASGFPLPADKYDQWREIEIVFNPTSMRVR; the protein is encoded by the coding sequence ATGAGAACGGGCGTCATCATCTCCTCCATCGGGCATGTCCTGCTGATCCTCTGGCTGTTGTTCGGGGGCCTGTTCCGGCCGCAACCGACGCCGCCGGTGTCGGTCGCGGATGTCTCCATCCTGTCGAGCAGCGAGTTCGATCAGATGGTCGCCGAGACCGAGACCGACAGCACCGAGGAGGCCGAGCCCGCGCCGACCCCGCCGCCGGCGACGCCGCCGCGCGCGCGCCCCGAACCCACGCCCGAACCGGAGCCTGCGCCCGAACCCGCGCCGGAGCCGGAGCCTGCGCCGGAGCCCGAACCCGCGCCGACCCCGACGCCGGAAGCCACGCCCGCGCCGCAGCCTGCGCCCGCACCGGAACCGACCCCAGAGCCGACGCCCGCGCCGGTCGCCCCGGAAACCGCGCCGACGCCCGTCCCCGAGGCGGCGGAGCCGCAGGCCGTGCTGCCCCCCGCGCCGGTGGAGCAGCCGCAACTCTCGCCCGATGCCAGTCCGCGCCCGCGGCAGGCCCCGCGCGTTGCGCCGACGCCCGCCCCGGCGCCCGCGCCGACGGCAGAGGTCGCCGACACGCCGCAGCAGGCCGTGACGGAAACCCCGACGGAGACGCCCGCCGAGGAGCAGGAGCCCCAGCCCGAGCAGGCCCCGCGCGAAGCCGCGAGCGAGATCGTGCCCGAGCCGCAGCCGCAGGCGAACCTCGCCCCGGCCGGAAGCCCGCGCCCGCGCGATCGTCCGCAGCGCGCCGCCGCGCCCACGCAGGCCGAACGCCCGGCGCAGCCGGCCGCCGAAGCCCCGGCCAAGGCCGCGCCCCAAGCGAAGGCCGAAACGAAGATCGAGACCAAGGCCCCCGCCGCCTCCGAGCCGGCCAAGCGCCCCGCCGCCCCGGCGCAGACGCAGACCGACCGCAGCGCGGTTCAGGACGCCTTGGCCGAAGCCCTCGGTTCGGGCGCATCCGAAGCACCCGCACGGACCTCGGCGCCCTCGGGCCCGCCGATGACGAGCGGCGAGAAGGATGCCCTGCGCGTGGCCGTGCAGCAGTGCTGGAACGTCGGCGCCCTTTCGACCGAGGCGCTGCAAAGCACCGTCACCGTCGGCTTCACCGTCGCGCAGAATGGCGTGCCGGATAGCGGATCGGTGCATATGGTCGGCTTCGAGGGTGGCAGCGATGCCGGTGCCCGCCAAGCCTACGAGGCGGCGCGCCGCGCGATCATCCGCTGCGGGGCGAGCGGCTTCCCGCTTCCGGCGGACAAGTACGATCAGTGGCGAGAGATCGAGATCGTCTTCAACCCCACGAGCATGCGCGTCAGGTGA
- the tolB gene encoding Tol-Pal system beta propeller repeat protein TolB: MSMLRTLATALTVALSLTGGMALAQQGPLRIEITDGVIEPLPFAAPTFIDQGGAGQAASDITRVVAADLAGTGLFREIPSSAFISQVSGFDAPVAYNDWKAINAQALIVGAVTAQGDRITVKFRLFDIFSGQQLGEGLQFAGTRGTWRRMAHKVADAVYARITGEGPYFDSRVVYVQESGPKDARQKRIAVMDYDGANVQYLTDASSIVLAPRFSPDGSQILFTSYASGFPRIYLMNTANLSVRALDQQPGTMTFAPRFAPDGRKVVFSLEQGGNSDLYELDTQSGQRRQLTNSPAIEAGASYSPDGSQIVFDSDRTGSSQIYVMPAGGGEARRISAGSGRYNTPVWSPRGDLIAFTKQDGGRFHIGVMRTDGSEERLLTSSFLDEGPTWAPNGRVLMFTREGAGAGGQAALYSVDISGRNLKQVPTQGPASDPAWSPLLP, from the coding sequence ATGAGCATGTTGAGAACCCTCGCTACCGCGCTGACCGTCGCGCTGTCGCTGACCGGCGGCATGGCCCTTGCCCAGCAAGGCCCCCTGCGGATCGAGATCACCGACGGCGTGATCGAGCCGCTGCCCTTCGCGGCGCCCACCTTCATCGACCAAGGCGGCGCAGGGCAGGCGGCGTCCGACATCACCCGCGTGGTCGCGGCCGACCTTGCCGGGACGGGCCTCTTCCGCGAGATCCCGTCCTCGGCCTTCATCAGTCAGGTGTCGGGCTTCGATGCGCCCGTCGCCTATAACGACTGGAAGGCGATCAACGCGCAGGCGCTGATCGTCGGCGCGGTCACAGCGCAGGGCGACCGCATCACCGTGAAGTTCCGCTTGTTCGATATCTTCTCGGGCCAGCAACTGGGCGAAGGGCTTCAATTCGCCGGCACGCGCGGCACATGGCGGCGCATGGCCCACAAGGTCGCCGATGCCGTCTATGCCCGCATCACCGGCGAGGGGCCGTATTTCGACAGCCGCGTCGTCTATGTGCAGGAAAGCGGTCCGAAGGACGCGCGTCAGAAGCGCATCGCCGTCATGGATTACGACGGCGCGAACGTGCAGTATCTGACGGACGCCTCCTCGATCGTGCTGGCGCCGCGCTTCTCGCCCGATGGCAGCCAGATCCTGTTCACCTCCTATGCCTCGGGCTTCCCGCGCATCTATCTGATGAACACCGCCAACCTGTCGGTGCGCGCGCTGGATCAACAGCCCGGCACGATGACCTTCGCGCCGCGCTTCGCCCCCGATGGCCGCAAGGTCGTCTTCAGCCTCGAGCAGGGCGGCAACTCCGACCTCTACGAGCTGGACACCCAGAGCGGGCAGCGCCGCCAGCTGACCAATTCCCCCGCGATCGAAGCCGGGGCGAGCTATTCGCCTGATGGCAGTCAAATCGTGTTCGACAGCGACCGCACCGGAAGCTCGCAGATCTATGTCATGCCGGCGGGCGGCGGCGAGGCGCGGCGCATCTCGGCGGGATCCGGGCGCTACAACACGCCCGTCTGGTCGCCGCGCGGCGATCTGATCGCCTTCACCAAACAGGATGGCGGCCGGTTCCACATCGGTGTGATGCGCACCGATGGCAGCGAGGAACGGCTGCTGACCTCGTCCTTCCTGGACGAAGGCCCGACATGGGCGCCGAACGGCCGCGTGCTGATGTTCACCCGCGAAGGTGCGGGCGCGGGCGGGCAGGCGGCGCTCTATTCGGTGGACATCTCGGGCCGCAATCTGAAGCAGGTTCCGACGCAGGGCCCGGCTTCGGACCCGGCATGGTCCCCGCTTCTGCCGTGA
- the pal gene encoding peptidoglycan-associated lipoprotein Pal: protein MTYLPKALMLVAVLGLAACNNPNRFGAGGAGADGAYGQYGQNGYGTGGVDTAALGSAGDPNSPAYFNQTLGDRVFFAVDQSTLSDEARQTLSAQAQWLNQHPNYAVIIEGHADEQGTREYNLALGARRASAAQDFLISQGVQPGRLRTVSYGKERPVAVCSTEECYGKNRRAVTVLQAGAGA, encoded by the coding sequence ATGACCTATCTCCCCAAGGCGCTGATGCTGGTCGCCGTGCTGGGCCTTGCCGCCTGCAACAACCCCAACCGCTTCGGTGCGGGCGGGGCGGGTGCGGACGGGGCCTATGGCCAGTACGGCCAGAACGGCTACGGCACGGGCGGCGTGGATACCGCCGCGCTCGGCAGCGCGGGCGATCCGAACTCGCCGGCCTATTTCAACCAGACGCTGGGCGACCGGGTGTTCTTCGCGGTGGACCAGTCCACCCTGTCCGATGAGGCCCGCCAGACGCTGAGCGCGCAGGCCCAATGGCTGAACCAGCATCCCAACTACGCCGTCATCATCGAAGGCCATGCCGACGAACAGGGCACGCGGGAATACAACCTCGCGCTCGGTGCGCGCCGCGCCTCCGCCGCGCAGGACTTCCTGATCTCGCAAGGGGTGCAGCCGGGCCGTCTGCGCACGGTGTCCTATGGCAAGGAACGCCCGGTGGCCGTCTGCTCCACCGAGGAATGCTATGGCAAGAACCGCCGCGCCGTGACGGTGCTGCAGGCGGGCGCGGGGGCCTGA
- the ybgF gene encoding tol-pal system protein YbgF — protein sequence MRLLLVLTLALLPVSALAQDRAQSLADVRAELAQLNAQFNALKNELVTTGAISSGAAGGSALQRMDTMEQSLQRLTARTEEIELKLNRVIADGTNRVGDLEFRLTELEGGDIGAVPPTQPLGGSDTAAATPAPVPSTSSSSGGTQLAVQEQADFDRAREVLGQGDFRAAADQLEAFAQTYTGGALTYEALYLRGDALSSLGQTADAARSYLDAFSGDPDGPRAADALLKLGQRLGDLNQTQEACVTLAEVGTRFPSSDAAGQASTSMRSLGCP from the coding sequence ATGCGTCTGCTTCTGGTCCTGACGCTGGCGCTGCTGCCCGTCTCTGCGCTTGCGCAGGACCGGGCGCAGTCGCTGGCCGATGTGCGGGCCGAACTGGCGCAGCTGAATGCGCAGTTCAACGCCCTGAAGAACGAGCTGGTGACGACGGGGGCGATCTCCTCCGGCGCGGCCGGCGGATCGGCCTTGCAGCGGATGGACACGATGGAGCAATCGCTCCAGCGTCTGACCGCCCGCACCGAGGAGATCGAGCTGAAGCTGAACCGCGTCATCGCGGACGGCACGAACCGGGTCGGCGATCTGGAATTCCGCCTGACCGAACTGGAGGGCGGCGACATCGGCGCCGTTCCCCCGACGCAGCCGCTGGGCGGCAGCGACACGGCCGCCGCCACCCCGGCGCCGGTGCCCAGCACATCCTCCTCTTCGGGGGGAACGCAGCTTGCCGTTCAGGAGCAGGCCGATTTCGACCGGGCGCGGGAGGTGCTCGGTCAGGGTGACTTTCGCGCCGCCGCGGACCAGCTTGAGGCCTTTGCCCAGACCTACACGGGCGGCGCCCTGACCTATGAGGCGCTGTATCTGCGCGGCGACGCGTTGAGCAGCCTTGGCCAGACGGCGGATGCGGCGCGGTCCTATCTCGATGCCTTCTCGGGCGATCCGGACGGGCCGCGGGCGGCGGATGCGCTGCTGAAACTGGGGCAGCGGCTGGGGGATCTGAATCAGACCCAAGAGGCCTGCGTGACGCTGGCCGAAGTCGGCACCCGCTTCCCCTCCAGCGATGCGGCGGGGCAGGCGAGCACCTCGATGCGGAGCCTCGGCTGTCCGTGA